The following coding sequences lie in one Lolium perenne isolate Kyuss_39 chromosome 2, Kyuss_2.0, whole genome shotgun sequence genomic window:
- the LOC139835921 gene encoding uncharacterized protein has translation MEYIREPHSYRMFNDTRGEWTLARNRCLRQLGWSLNRPFDESIVLWHLATDLYVHHTCTSPDDHVSARRCKVMSNYMVHLLCDNPEMLMPGSRKRLLEIVCEELDVLLEGETTPMEEKELTQRVFEKCESAASLSQDTASLVGDAWELVQSLLSVDETKIWELIQGVWVEMLCYSASRCRGYLHAEALGTGVEFLSYVWILLAYTGMETFAEKLQKRERNSFDSDESLGFGSARERGDAVTPLAGQSEGAVDIVLEP, from the coding sequence ATGGAGTACATAAGGGAGCCGCACTCTTACAGGATGTTCAATGATACCAGGGGTGAGTGGACGCTGGCGAGGAACAGATGTCTCCGACAGCTGGGTTGGAGCTTAAATAGGCCATTTGATGAAAGCATTGTGCTCTGGCACCTGGCGACGGATCTATACGTTCACCACACTTGCACGTCTCCGGATGATCATGTAAGTGCCCGTCGGTGCAAAGTGATGTCCAACTACATGGTGCATCTGTTGTGTGATAATCCTGAGATGCTCATGCCAGGCAGCAGAAAGAGGTTATTGGAGATCGTCTGCGAAGAGCTCGATGTCTTACTCGAGGGCGAGACGACACCTATGGAGGAGAAAGAGCTTACACAAAGAGTATTTGAGAAATGCGAATCAGCAGCAAGTTTAAGCCAAGACACAGCGTCTCTTGTTGGCGACGCCTGGGagcttgttcagagcttgttgagCGTTGATGAGACCAAGATATGGGAGTTGATCCAAGGCGTGTGGGTGGAGATGCTCTGCTATTCTGCCAGCCGATGCCGAGGCTACCTCCATGCGGAGGCTCTTGGAACTGGTGTGGAGTTCCTCTCCTATGTCTGGATCCTGTTGGCATACACCGGCATGGAGACATTTGCAGAAAAACTTCAGAAGAGGGAACGTAACTCTTTTGACAGCGACGAATCTCTGGGGTTTGGTTCAGCACGGGAGAGAGGAGATGCTGTCACTCCACTTGCTGGCCAGAGTGAAGGCGCTGTTGACATCGTCCTTGAGCCTTGA